Proteins found in one Paenibacillus dendritiformis genomic segment:
- a CDS encoding response regulator transcription factor: protein MYSVFLVDDEPFIIEGLQTILEWNDYGLSVAGTAENGEDAWEKLQQQPVDLIITDIMMPRMTGLQLIEKVKESHPQTRFIILSGYNEFMYVKEGIKLGVENYLLKPINIEEFRSTLETTVQKIDQSRVHRMAEQHNRDILRDNVLYRWLRDLIHLEELQQRADLLDIRFIHPYYMVVLVRPELQMDHEADYDKQEEVVSHARRLLKQANGGFCVPEWDGETAIIFGLYRSEEKEEMMGRLREWKREVEEMLSTSLQITLGSVQEGYAHTSASYLHAKRVQPYHLVRADDEWVDADEIADYRSSRPADVQPETEPYVKLLYDRDKEQLRKQLEADFEQLSATSGVTPRDIRNFAVELLIAWKQSVKDTAHYLLEEERDWFDDVYHIQTLEVLKDHVLQVGCRMMGQLAEPEHMSPVIKQVLHDIHARYAEELSLKTLSQVYNINPVYLGQLFQKEVQSTFSDYLNKTRIKMAKEMLVNTNQRMTDIASNVGYWDKSYFYKQFRKYVGVSPKEYREFHANRNEIV, encoded by the coding sequence ATGTACAGCGTATTTTTAGTAGATGACGAACCATTTATTATAGAAGGCTTGCAGACGATTCTGGAATGGAACGATTACGGATTAAGCGTGGCGGGAACGGCAGAGAATGGGGAGGATGCGTGGGAGAAGCTGCAGCAGCAGCCGGTTGATTTGATTATTACCGACATTATGATGCCGCGCATGACCGGCCTCCAGCTGATTGAGAAAGTGAAGGAGTCCCATCCTCAGACCCGGTTCATTATATTGAGCGGCTATAACGAGTTCATGTATGTGAAGGAAGGCATCAAGCTGGGCGTCGAGAACTACTTGCTGAAGCCGATCAATATTGAAGAGTTCCGCTCCACGCTCGAGACGACCGTGCAGAAGATCGACCAGTCCCGGGTTCATCGGATGGCGGAGCAGCACAATCGGGATATTTTGCGGGACAATGTGCTCTACCGTTGGCTGCGTGATCTCATCCATCTGGAAGAATTGCAGCAGCGGGCGGACTTGCTGGATATCCGTTTTATTCATCCTTATTATATGGTTGTCCTGGTCCGGCCCGAGCTGCAAATGGATCATGAGGCGGATTATGATAAGCAGGAAGAGGTCGTGAGTCACGCAAGACGCCTGCTGAAGCAGGCGAACGGCGGATTTTGCGTCCCGGAATGGGACGGAGAGACCGCGATCATTTTCGGTCTGTACCGGAGCGAGGAGAAGGAAGAGATGATGGGCCGGCTTCGAGAGTGGAAGCGGGAGGTAGAGGAGATGCTGAGCACCTCCCTCCAGATTACGCTGGGGAGCGTCCAGGAAGGGTACGCCCATACTTCGGCAAGCTACTTGCACGCGAAGCGGGTCCAGCCTTATCATCTTGTCCGTGCAGATGACGAATGGGTCGACGCCGACGAGATCGCCGACTACCGCTCGTCCCGGCCGGCAGACGTGCAGCCGGAGACGGAGCCTTACGTGAAGCTGCTGTACGACCGGGACAAGGAACAGCTTCGGAAGCAGCTGGAGGCCGATTTCGAACAGCTGTCGGCGACGTCAGGGGTAACGCCGCGGGATATTCGCAACTTCGCCGTCGAATTGCTCATCGCCTGGAAGCAGTCGGTGAAGGATACCGCGCACTACCTGTTGGAGGAGGAGCGGGACTGGTTCGACGATGTTTATCATATTCAGACGCTGGAAGTACTGAAGGATCATGTGCTCCAGGTCGGCTGCAGAATGATGGGGCAGCTCGCCGAGCCGGAGCATATGAGTCCCGTCATCAAGCAGGTGCTGCATGATATTCATGCCCGGTATGCGGAGGAACTGTCGCTGAAGACATTGAGCCAGGTGTATAATATCAACCCGGTTTATTTAGGGCAATTGTTCCAGAAGGAGGTTCAGTCGACCTTCTCCGATTATTTGAACAAGACCCGCATCAAAATGGCGAAGGAAATGCTCGTCAATACGAATCAGCGCATGACCGATATTGCCTCTAATGTAGGTTACTGGGATAAAAGTTATTTCTATAAGCAGTTCCGGAAGTACGTTGGCGTATCCCCCAAAGAATACAGAGAATTCCATGCAAACCGAAATGAAATCGTATGA
- a CDS encoding YjiH family protein, with protein sequence MVAKNDNTQRKFAHTQQLNLRGLLHFVIPSLLGLLLFVIPVPWNGEVTVPIAFLTNAITQGLAPWLPGAVTIIIVLAWLGTAYTRWLRPAKLLHMPLWNALFNISPFWFAARTLGIIFAILAFFRIGPEWIWSEDTGGMLLSGLIPGLFVVFLLAGLLLPLLVDFGLLEFFGTLMTRIMRPIFTLPGRSSINCMASWLGDGTIGVMMTSKQYESGYYTKREAAVIGTTFTAVSITFSFIVLSNVRLGHMFLPFYATVTFAGMAAAVIMPRIPPLSRKPDTYSPDATPAEEEVIPAAWSPWRWGLRQAVGKARQHGGAGSFLREGCKNIVDLWIGVIPVVMAIGTLAVAIAKFTPIFKWFGWPFIPLLQLLGIPEAEAASQTILVGFADMFLPTVLASDITSDMTRFVIAALSVTQLIYMSEVGGLLLGSKLPVSFKDLVVIFLLRTLLTLPIIAFIAHLLF encoded by the coding sequence ATGGTAGCCAAGAACGACAATACGCAACGAAAATTTGCGCATACACAGCAATTGAATCTAAGAGGGTTACTGCATTTCGTCATACCCTCATTGCTTGGGTTGCTTCTCTTCGTCATTCCCGTTCCGTGGAACGGAGAAGTGACCGTGCCCATTGCATTCCTGACCAACGCCATCACACAAGGACTTGCTCCCTGGCTCCCGGGAGCGGTTACGATCATCATCGTGCTCGCCTGGCTGGGAACCGCTTATACCCGCTGGTTGAGACCAGCCAAGCTGCTGCATATGCCGCTATGGAATGCACTGTTCAACATTTCTCCCTTCTGGTTCGCCGCACGAACGTTGGGGATAATATTCGCGATACTTGCCTTTTTCCGGATCGGGCCAGAATGGATATGGTCAGAAGACACGGGAGGCATGCTGCTCTCCGGTCTTATCCCCGGCTTGTTCGTTGTCTTCTTGCTTGCGGGACTTCTGCTCCCGCTGTTGGTCGATTTTGGCCTGCTTGAGTTTTTCGGCACACTTATGACCCGGATTATGCGCCCCATCTTTACTTTGCCGGGACGCTCCTCAATCAATTGCATGGCATCCTGGCTTGGAGACGGCACCATTGGCGTCATGATGACGAGCAAGCAATATGAATCCGGATACTACACGAAGCGCGAAGCCGCCGTCATCGGCACGACATTTACGGCTGTATCCATTACATTCAGTTTCATCGTATTGAGCAATGTCAGGCTTGGGCATATGTTTCTTCCTTTTTATGCGACGGTAACCTTTGCCGGAATGGCAGCAGCCGTCATCATGCCGCGAATTCCGCCGCTGTCGCGCAAGCCGGACACCTATTCACCCGATGCCACGCCTGCGGAAGAAGAGGTCATCCCAGCCGCATGGAGTCCTTGGCGCTGGGGGCTGCGCCAAGCCGTCGGCAAGGCGCGCCAGCACGGGGGAGCAGGCTCCTTCCTTCGGGAAGGCTGCAAAAACATTGTCGACCTGTGGATCGGCGTTATCCCTGTCGTTATGGCCATCGGCACACTGGCTGTGGCAATCGCCAAATTCACGCCAATCTTCAAATGGTTCGGCTGGCCATTCATTCCGCTGCTGCAGTTGCTCGGTATTCCTGAAGCGGAAGCGGCTTCCCAGACCATTCTTGTCGGATTCGCGGACATGTTCCTGCCTACGGTGCTAGCCTCCGATATTACGAGCGACATGACCCGCTTCGTCATTGCGGCATTATCCGTCACCCAACTCATCTATATGTCCGAGGTCGGCGGATTGCTGCTAGGCTCCAAGCTGCCCGTAAGCTTCAAGGATCTGGTTGTCATTTTCCTGCTCCGTACCTTGCTTACATTGCCGATTATCGCGTTCATCGCGCATCTTCTTTTTTAA
- a CDS encoding sensor histidine kinase, with the protein MLKAIKQIYMKHFKKKLFIKLIVVYSIIAVASLVTLSVSAYHFFVYNNVNNALFDQQRKVDAINRFLDQKYDTAQAIIQQVYQDTILVKETVYLLNEGLENFIRYRLDSFSSSNGFYIRNMHDFFSTQFVKDQDLQNINLISLKKKFAYIYYKGGFYRGYFDWSENSQAQQLWKNNRYAIPNKRYLPEMGNAHPAAETGHDISTKPIEEIVNVPPFEPDQTAEPLSLLSVTNRISNPETLATAGDITIDFNADGISRQIGEQLPGEQWLVLDSNGHTVYHTERSAIPVTAQYYSELLSMPRNKSDQVDLNGQKSYVMVSETNKLGLVVINTIPEKAITDRLSGIRNTIGIITLLCIITVLVATYFSVLHLSRRTQTVIKGMKKVREGYLNTKLPVDREDELGLIALSFNQMCEDLQQYINKVYKSELKQKNAELVALQSQIKPHFLYNTLEVIRMRAISQGANDVGDMIYNLASMFRHMVKDKTTITLNEEIENCRRYLELTRIRYRDKLQYSIYMDERLGGYNIMKLSVQPIIENYLVHGLGLDRTDNHIIIEVESDEEDLVIRVADNGKGIEPERLQEIQQELRQSSIQEHGSLGLKNVHDRLRILYGDNYGITLESVLGAGTTVTIRVPLN; encoded by the coding sequence ATGCTCAAGGCAATCAAACAGATCTATATGAAGCATTTCAAGAAAAAGCTGTTCATCAAGCTGATTGTCGTGTACTCGATTATTGCCGTCGCTTCTCTGGTTACGCTGTCCGTGTCGGCGTATCATTTCTTCGTCTATAACAACGTCAACAATGCGTTGTTCGATCAGCAGCGGAAGGTGGATGCGATCAACCGCTTTCTCGATCAGAAGTATGATACGGCCCAGGCCATCATTCAGCAAGTGTACCAGGATACCATTCTTGTGAAGGAAACGGTCTATTTGCTTAATGAAGGGCTCGAAAATTTCATCCGCTACCGGCTGGACAGCTTCAGTTCAAGCAACGGCTTCTATATCCGAAATATGCACGATTTCTTCTCTACGCAGTTCGTCAAGGATCAGGATTTGCAAAATATTAATCTCATTAGTCTGAAGAAGAAATTTGCCTACATCTACTATAAAGGCGGATTCTATCGCGGCTATTTCGATTGGAGCGAGAACAGCCAGGCGCAGCAGCTATGGAAGAATAATCGTTATGCCATTCCGAACAAGCGATACTTGCCGGAGATGGGGAACGCCCATCCCGCGGCCGAGACGGGCCACGACATATCAACGAAGCCCATCGAGGAAATCGTGAATGTGCCGCCTTTTGAGCCGGATCAGACGGCCGAACCGCTCTCTCTGCTGAGCGTAACCAATCGGATCAGCAACCCCGAGACGCTGGCGACGGCCGGAGATATTACAATTGACTTCAATGCCGACGGAATATCGCGGCAGATTGGCGAGCAATTGCCGGGAGAACAATGGCTCGTGCTTGATTCCAACGGCCACACGGTATACCACACAGAACGTTCGGCAATTCCGGTCACCGCGCAATATTACAGTGAATTGCTGTCTATGCCGCGCAACAAGTCGGACCAGGTGGACCTCAACGGACAGAAGTCCTATGTCATGGTGTCGGAAACGAATAAATTGGGACTTGTTGTCATCAACACCATTCCCGAGAAAGCGATTACCGACCGGCTGTCGGGAATTCGCAATACGATAGGCATTATTACTTTGCTATGCATTATAACGGTGCTTGTCGCAACCTATTTCTCCGTTCTCCATCTATCGCGCCGTACGCAGACGGTCATCAAAGGGATGAAGAAGGTAAGAGAGGGCTATCTCAATACGAAGCTTCCGGTGGATCGGGAAGACGAGCTTGGGCTTATCGCGCTCAGCTTCAACCAAATGTGCGAAGATTTGCAGCAGTATATCAATAAAGTCTATAAATCGGAGCTCAAGCAGAAAAATGCGGAGCTGGTAGCGCTTCAGTCTCAAATCAAGCCTCATTTTCTGTACAACACACTGGAAGTCATTCGGATGCGGGCCATCTCGCAGGGCGCGAACGATGTCGGCGATATGATCTATAATCTGGCATCCATGTTCCGGCATATGGTGAAGGACAAGACCACGATTACATTAAATGAAGAGATAGAAAATTGCCGCCGTTACCTGGAGCTGACCCGAATTCGTTACCGGGACAAGCTGCAGTATTCCATCTATATGGATGAGCGTCTGGGCGGGTATAATATAATGAAGCTCTCGGTGCAGCCTATTATTGAGAACTACCTGGTGCATGGGCTCGGGCTGGACCGGACGGACAACCATATTATTATCGAAGTAGAGTCTGATGAAGAGGACTTGGTGATTCGGGTTGCCGACAACGGGAAAGGGATTGAGCCCGAGCGGCTGCAGGAGATTCAACAGGAACTGAGACAGTCGAGCATTCAGGAGCACGGTTCATTAGGGCTCAAAAATGTCCATGACCGCCTGCGGATATTGTATGGAGACAACTACGGGATTACGTTGGAAAGCGTTCTCGGGGCCGGCACGACGGTCACCATTCGTGTGCCTTTGAATTGA
- a CDS encoding helix-turn-helix transcriptional regulator — MVFDHRIAPVVLRQYLQEELVKRGWKQKDLAEAAEMESSTISNIFNRKQSLMLPQLHAINQAFGLPNDTFYELFIGECCGDNGRLKPEKTSDFILNCIAVEKYEIIKQLVQILHEETNRSKMIDTTFRIAEHIFQSDQRNYSLPFYDIITQNGYSRSERLAISYYRRFLILRDLDTSGAGNEALCQLLEYLPLLPDEVRLDAYYRILTFYNVVENWPKLLLYAKELRSIALSEGQDDYVAESWLYESVALKGMKNYESALKATAAYSRYGDHYARLSKYNELYISIEMKQIEAIEELMDMLKGDQVLLVLPVALDSYISNNALTEAREYLETYKSYVDDLLSRKDPFHLKHKLRLTQALSQYYFRIGQYGAGFEYNALSLELALKLKNIQRAGMAVIAFQEHEMHVSAEQKNRFINILLNEVDSNEKNINHDVHGSFLVQYYRSIVAG; from the coding sequence ATGGTATTTGACCATCGTATAGCTCCGGTGGTGCTCCGACAATATTTACAAGAGGAACTGGTCAAAAGGGGGTGGAAGCAAAAAGATCTGGCGGAAGCTGCGGAAATGGAAAGTTCAACGATCAGCAACATCTTCAACCGTAAACAGTCCCTCATGCTTCCACAGCTCCACGCGATCAATCAAGCTTTCGGATTGCCGAACGATACCTTTTACGAACTGTTTATCGGGGAGTGCTGCGGCGATAACGGACGGCTGAAGCCGGAGAAAACGAGCGATTTTATCCTTAACTGTATCGCGGTTGAAAAGTATGAAATCATCAAGCAGCTAGTACAAATCCTTCACGAAGAAACGAACCGCTCCAAAATGATCGACACTACCTTCAGAATTGCGGAACATATTTTTCAATCCGACCAACGCAACTACTCTCTCCCCTTCTACGACATCATCACCCAGAACGGATACAGCAGAAGTGAAAGACTGGCCATCTCCTACTACAGAAGATTTCTCATCCTTAGAGACCTGGACACTTCCGGAGCCGGTAATGAAGCATTATGTCAGCTTCTGGAGTATTTGCCTTTATTGCCGGACGAGGTCAGACTCGACGCCTATTACCGCATCCTGACATTCTATAATGTAGTAGAGAACTGGCCGAAGCTGCTCTTGTACGCAAAAGAGCTACGAAGCATTGCGCTGTCCGAAGGTCAAGATGACTATGTTGCGGAAAGCTGGTTGTATGAGTCAGTCGCCTTGAAAGGTATGAAAAACTATGAAAGCGCATTAAAGGCTACTGCGGCGTATAGCAGATATGGAGACCATTATGCACGATTATCTAAATATAATGAGCTCTATATCTCTATTGAAATGAAGCAGATCGAAGCAATCGAAGAACTTATGGACATGCTGAAGGGCGATCAAGTGCTTCTCGTGCTCCCGGTTGCATTGGACAGTTATATCAGCAATAATGCGCTCACCGAAGCAAGAGAATACCTGGAAACATATAAAAGCTATGTAGACGACCTGCTATCCCGAAAGGACCCGTTCCATTTGAAGCACAAACTGCGCCTGACGCAAGCTCTGAGTCAATATTATTTTAGAATCGGCCAGTATGGGGCTGGTTTTGAATATAACGCCTTATCCTTGGAACTGGCGCTCAAGCTTAAAAATATACAGCGTGCAGGAATGGCTGTCATTGCCTTTCAAGAACATGAAATGCATGTTTCGGCAGAGCAAAAAAATCGATTCATAAATATTTTATTGAATGAGGTGGATTCAAATGAAAAAAACATTAATCACGATGTCCATGGCTCTTTTCTTGTTCAATATTACAGGAGTATCGTCGCCGGATGA
- a CDS encoding carbohydrate ABC transporter permease → MKKTSKWLLELLLLLMALLFLSPIYLMLVNSFKNRAELYENALAFPTSFSFQYYKEAMEKMNFFNAFGNSLYVTLVSVILVIVLASMTAWMLVRTDNKLSKIIFMTLVATMLIPFQTLMMPLMQVMDWIRTHLHIPMLNTHEGLIYMNVGFASGMAVFLYHGFIKSIPIDLEEAATIDGCSKFGVFWRIVFPMLKNITITVAILNVIALWNDYLLPSLTLADKGLRTIPLSTFYFFGEFTIVWNQAMAGLTLTIIPIVIFYIFAQKYIIKGIAAGAVK, encoded by the coding sequence ATGAAGAAAACGAGCAAATGGCTGCTTGAACTATTGCTTCTTCTGATGGCTCTCCTCTTTTTGTCGCCGATCTACTTGATGCTGGTCAATTCATTTAAAAACCGTGCGGAGCTGTATGAGAACGCGCTCGCTTTTCCGACTTCATTCAGCTTCCAATACTATAAAGAGGCTATGGAGAAAATGAATTTCTTCAACGCCTTCGGCAATTCGCTGTATGTCACGCTCGTCTCCGTTATCCTCGTCATTGTGCTGGCATCGATGACGGCCTGGATGCTTGTTCGCACCGATAATAAGCTAAGCAAAATCATTTTCATGACCTTGGTCGCCACCATGCTCATTCCGTTCCAGACGCTGATGATGCCGTTGATGCAGGTGATGGACTGGATTCGTACCCATCTTCATATTCCGATGCTGAACACCCATGAAGGCTTGATCTACATGAACGTGGGCTTCGCCTCGGGAATGGCGGTCTTTCTCTATCATGGATTCATCAAGTCGATCCCGATCGATCTGGAGGAAGCGGCAACGATCGATGGCTGCAGCAAGTTCGGGGTATTCTGGAGAATCGTATTTCCGATGCTCAAAAATATTACAATCACCGTAGCCATTCTTAACGTGATTGCCCTGTGGAACGATTACTTGCTTCCATCCCTGACCTTGGCGGACAAGGGGCTAAGAACGATACCGCTATCGACCTTCTATTTCTTCGGCGAATTCACGATCGTGTGGAACCAGGCGATGGCCGGGCTGACGCTCACGATCATCCCGATTGTCATCTTCTATATTTTCGCGCAGAAGTATATTATTAAGGGCATTGCCGCGGGTGCGGTGAAATAG
- a CDS encoding carbohydrate ABC transporter permease, protein MKKRKDRLWFALFTLPLLFIFTTVVVIPFLFGIAYSFVQWDGIPANPKVFVGLDNYIQLFQDERFLASAWHTLKFTILAVLLVNVFGLAFSLFVTAKLRVRNLARTMFFMPNLIGGLILGYIWQFIFTDAMGYIGESTGLTNVFFNWLLDSQFALFAMVVVFTWQFAGYTMIIYVAGLQGVPDELIEASKVDGANWWHRLTKITLPLLMPAFTICLFLTLSGAFKIYDVNLSLTRGGPNNATEMFAMNIFNEIFAYGNYGLGQAKAVLFFLVVAVFTLTQVFLTKKREVQY, encoded by the coding sequence ATGAAGAAGCGGAAAGACCGGCTATGGTTTGCCTTATTTACGCTTCCCCTGCTTTTTATCTTTACCACCGTCGTCGTCATACCGTTCCTGTTCGGTATTGCTTATTCGTTCGTGCAATGGGATGGCATTCCGGCCAATCCCAAAGTGTTCGTCGGGCTCGACAACTATATTCAACTGTTCCAGGATGAACGATTCCTGGCATCGGCATGGCATACGCTGAAATTCACGATTCTGGCCGTGCTCCTCGTCAACGTGTTCGGTCTCGCTTTCTCTCTCTTTGTCACCGCGAAGCTTCGGGTGCGGAATCTCGCTCGTACGATGTTCTTTATGCCGAATCTGATCGGCGGACTCATTCTCGGTTATATTTGGCAGTTTATCTTTACCGATGCGATGGGATATATCGGCGAGAGCACGGGGCTTACTAATGTATTCTTCAACTGGCTTCTCGATTCTCAGTTCGCCTTGTTCGCTATGGTTGTCGTGTTCACGTGGCAGTTTGCCGGATATACGATGATTATTTATGTGGCCGGCCTTCAAGGCGTGCCGGATGAGCTGATTGAAGCCTCGAAGGTCGACGGAGCGAATTGGTGGCATCGTCTGACCAAAATCACGCTTCCGCTCCTTATGCCCGCGTTCACGATCTGTCTCTTCCTGACGTTGTCCGGCGCGTTCAAGATTTATGACGTGAACTTGAGCTTAACGCGCGGCGGCCCGAACAATGCGACCGAGATGTTCGCGATGAATATTTTTAATGAGATCTTCGCTTACGGCAATTACGGTCTCGGACAAGCGAAGGCCGTGCTCTTCTTCCTTGTCGTGGCGGTATTTACCCTGACTCAGGTGTTCCTGACGAAGAAAAGAGAGGTGCAGTACTAA
- a CDS encoding ABC transporter substrate-binding protein: MSKRKYITCTLSLLTVLAVITALVGCGSGSDSNNANPSTDSSGQEKLKKITIFQSKVEIAEQLEKLAQKYTEETGNEAEVWGAAGDNYTTQLQAKLTSNQGPSIFSIGPGTEAEKFKSYFYDMSNEGYAKNVAPNMALEVDGKVTGIPYGVEGYGLVYNKDLVNPSEVTDLDSFTKTLEKFKNENINGLALSQEAYFLIGHIINTPFALQADPVDYINKLNKGEVKMADTKEFQEFAKFMDAIKAYAKNPMEIKYDTQMGDFATGKTAMVHQGNWSFSMLKDFGDFGSNIGMMPLPINGNQKLTVGVASYWVVNGTADADEIKAANAFLDWLFNSETGKKTIVEDFQFIPAMTNIEAGNMDPLSQAVYEATQSGETLMTANNYFPAGIITNDLAPAAQAFFLDKAMTGEQFLQKLDEVWAKAAK; encoded by the coding sequence ATGAGTAAGAGAAAATACATTACGTGCACGCTTAGCTTGTTGACCGTACTGGCCGTGATTACGGCGCTTGTAGGTTGCGGCAGCGGATCGGACAGCAACAATGCCAATCCTTCCACGGATTCTTCGGGGCAGGAGAAGCTGAAGAAGATTACGATTTTCCAATCGAAGGTTGAGATCGCGGAGCAATTAGAGAAATTGGCTCAGAAATATACAGAGGAAACCGGGAATGAAGCGGAAGTATGGGGCGCTGCCGGCGATAACTATACAACGCAGCTGCAGGCGAAGTTGACGAGCAACCAAGGGCCGTCCATCTTCAGCATTGGGCCGGGTACGGAAGCAGAGAAGTTCAAGTCTTACTTCTACGATATGAGCAATGAAGGGTATGCGAAAAATGTAGCGCCGAATATGGCGTTGGAAGTAGACGGCAAAGTGACGGGCATTCCGTATGGCGTGGAAGGCTACGGCTTGGTGTACAACAAGGATCTCGTCAATCCTTCCGAGGTGACGGACCTGGATTCCTTCACCAAGACGCTGGAGAAGTTCAAGAACGAAAACATTAACGGTCTTGCGCTTTCTCAAGAGGCGTATTTCCTCATTGGCCATATCATCAATACGCCGTTCGCTTTGCAGGCCGATCCTGTCGACTACATTAATAAGCTGAACAAGGGCGAAGTGAAGATGGCCGACACGAAGGAGTTCCAGGAGTTCGCGAAGTTCATGGATGCCATCAAGGCCTATGCGAAAAATCCGATGGAGATCAAGTACGATACGCAAATGGGTGACTTCGCAACCGGCAAGACGGCGATGGTGCACCAAGGCAACTGGAGCTTCTCGATGCTGAAGGACTTCGGCGACTTCGGCTCCAACATCGGAATGATGCCGCTTCCAATCAACGGCAACCAGAAGCTGACGGTAGGCGTTGCAAGCTACTGGGTCGTCAATGGGACAGCGGATGCAGATGAAATCAAAGCCGCAAACGCTTTCCTGGATTGGCTCTTCAATAGCGAGACCGGCAAGAAAACGATTGTGGAGGATTTCCAGTTCATTCCGGCTATGACGAATATCGAAGCAGGCAATATGGACCCATTGTCTCAAGCGGTATATGAAGCCACTCAGAGCGGAGAAACGTTAATGACGGCGAACAACTACTTCCCGGCCGGCATCATTACCAACGATCTGGCGCCAGCAGCCCAAGCGTTCTTCCTGGACAAGGCGATGACCGGAGAGCAGTTCCTCCAGAAGCTGGACGAAGTCTGGGCCAAGGCAGCCAAATAA
- a CDS encoding LacI family DNA-binding transcriptional regulator, which translates to MKSRLKEIAELADVSVATVSNVLNGRKNVGQATRERVLKICMEKGYYSSSSNKAVSSSTVMFIFSDFDREYYLQIIKGINHCLTENGYDLVICTNKSSQKFMRNNFACGMICLDRHMSDEVLIEYAKPHFPVVLMDRMIAHDYANTKSVVVDNYPVMCEMVQGLVDKGYRRFGYIGGVDFTLDHKERFAAFTDTLHHNGLTFDSRHYFHGDYSETSGYQAAKLIILSNELPEVLVCANDHMALGAFKAFEENKIKVPEDIAVTGFDNTDAAMMAGLTTIAIPRYECGYLAAKELLTMIRGQANREPVKLNATIQWRKTTE; encoded by the coding sequence TTGAAGAGCAGATTGAAGGAAATTGCGGAGCTTGCGGATGTATCGGTCGCCACGGTGTCCAACGTATTGAATGGCCGTAAAAATGTAGGACAAGCGACCCGGGAGCGAGTGCTGAAAATATGCATGGAGAAGGGATACTATTCAAGCTCTTCGAACAAGGCGGTGAGCAGCAGCACCGTAATGTTCATTTTCAGTGATTTTGATCGGGAATATTACTTGCAGATTATTAAAGGGATTAACCATTGTCTGACCGAGAATGGCTATGATTTGGTTATTTGCACGAATAAGTCCAGTCAAAAATTTATGCGCAATAACTTCGCCTGCGGGATGATTTGCCTGGATCGCCATATGAGCGATGAAGTCCTGATCGAATACGCGAAGCCCCATTTCCCGGTCGTATTGATGGATCGGATGATCGCCCACGATTACGCGAATACGAAAAGCGTCGTCGTCGATAATTATCCCGTCATGTGCGAGATGGTTCAAGGGCTCGTGGACAAGGGATACAGGCGGTTCGGCTATATCGGCGGGGTCGACTTCACGCTGGACCACAAGGAACGCTTTGCGGCCTTTACGGATACGCTTCACCACAATGGCCTGACCTTCGACTCGCGTCATTATTTTCATGGCGATTACAGCGAGACGAGCGGGTACCAGGCGGCGAAGCTTATCATTCTCAGCAATGAACTGCCGGAAGTGCTCGTCTGCGCGAATGACCATATGGCGCTCGGCGCGTTCAAGGCATTCGAGGAAAATAAGATCAAGGTTCCCGAAGACATTGCGGTGACGGGCTTCGACAACACCGACGCAGCGATGATGGCAGGGTTGACGACGATCGCGATTCCGCGGTATGAATGCGGTTACTTGGCGGCGAAGGAGCTGCTAACGATGATACGCGGCCAGGCCAATCGGGAGCCGGTGAAGCTCAATGCCACGATTCAATGGCGAAAAACAACGGAATAA